In Schistocerca piceifrons isolate TAMUIC-IGC-003096 chromosome 9, iqSchPice1.1, whole genome shotgun sequence, the following proteins share a genomic window:
- the LOC124717179 gene encoding flocculation protein FLO11, whose translation MKVNQTPDDQLPLMFGSSGTRFGSKSRPTMISAKYRLKEERRKVLKISIGKLKKIEDPESSLRRSVLINNTVKRLQKEAREEKMMKQQVLYNTTSSCFLDDPDPVTASAPTATTTTTPTLTEAPVVSPLTTGVVDPLVTPASPASLAVVGTVTTVPSPSGVDPSSASITSVGSISGTSATAPTDSRKRPLLEDDCCDVLSQFYMPPTPRMLTSIDDEDEDDDVVVNVVDVEPQSADPAATATGTSAAPTGDPTSSPATSPVNSRELCSPAPAKRPKFEVAIEVPDPATAELERRLFSCGGDDLRNSTCCWSATTGVPRVPAPHADDLRLRFADSSRPASSGNCTESSAAEQQQQQQQQQPQQYSCGHASIFGEIQSVVFHSLIASLES comes from the exons ATGAAA GTGAACCAGACTCCCGACGACCAGCTGCCGCTCATGTTCGGCAGCAGTGGAACGCGCTTCGGCTCCAAGTCGCGGCCGACCATGATCTCCGCCAAGTACCGGCTCAAGGAGGAGCGCCGTAAGGTGCTCAAGATATCTATCGGCAAGCTCAAGAAGATAGAGGACCCCGAGAGCTCGCTGAGGCGTTCTGTGCTCATCAACAACACAGTCAAGCGGTTACAGAAGGAGGCACGCGAGGAGAAGATGATGAAGCAGCAG GTGCTGTACAACACTACCAGTAGCTGTTTCCTGGACGATCCGGATCCAGTCACGGCTTCAGCGCCGACAGCAACTACTACGACAACTCCCACGCTGACGGAAGCTCCTGTCGTGTCACCTCTGACAACCGGTGTCGTGGACCCACTGGTAACCCCAGCTTCCCCAGCTTCCCTCGCAGTAGTCGGCACTGTGACTACCGTACCGTCCCCGAGTGGTGTCGATCCGTCTTCGGCCTCGATCACTTCCGTCGGCAGCATATCCGGTACCTCGGCAACGGCGCCGACTGACAGCCGGAAGAGGCCACTCCTGGAGGACGACTGCTGTGACGTACTCAGCCAGTTCTACATGCCACCCACACCACGCATGCTCACCTCTATCGACGACGAGGACGAAGATGACGATGTCGTGGTCAACGTGGTGGACGTCGAGCCGCAGTCGGCGGACCCCGCGGCTACGGCTACCGGGACGTCAGCCGCACCTACCGGTGACCCCACTTCGAGCCCCGCCACCTCTCCGGTCAACTCCCGGGAGCTGTGCAGTCCCGCACCGGCAAAGAGGCCCAAGTTCGAGGTGGCCATCGAGGTGCCGGACCCGGCCACTGCGGAACTGGAAAGGCGACTCTTTTCGTGCGGGGGTGACGACTTGCGGAACAGCACGTGCTGCTGGTCCGCGACCACCGGCGTCCCCAGGGTACCCGCGCCGCACGCCGACGATCTGCGGCTCAGGTTTGCCGACAGCTCAAGGCCCGCGTCCTCTGGCAACTGCACCGAGTCCTCGGCAGcagaacagcagcaacagcaacagcagcagcaaccgcAGCAGTACTCTTGTGGGCACGCGTCCATTTTCGGAGAGATCCAGTCTGTCGTCTTCCACAGCTTGATCGCCTCACTCGAGTCATAA